Below is a genomic region from Streptomyces sp. NBC_00461.
GGAGGCGAAGAACTTCAGGAAGTCGACGGCGGCCTGCGGTGCGCCCTTGCGCAGGGCGTGCCCGCCGCCACCGCCGAACACCTCGGTGATCGCGCCCTTTCCGCCCTCGACCGCCGGGAAGGGGAAGAAGCCGAGGTTCGCGCCGAGTCCCTTGCCCGCGTCGGCCTCCACCACCGGCGCCCACTGGCCCATGAGTTCCATGGCCGCCTTGCCGTTGCCGACGGCCGCGGCCTGTCCGGTCGGGGTGGAGTAGGCGGCGCCGAGGAACCCCTTCTGGAACGGCTGGAGTTGGACCAGTTCCTTCAGGTGCTGTCCGGCCTGGACCAGTCCGGGGCCGGTGAAGTCCTTGTCGTCATTGGCCTTCTGCAGAGCGTCGATGCCGGCCGTGCGCATCGCGAGGTAGGCCCAGAAGTACATGCCGGGCCACTTCTCCTTGCCGGCGAGGGCGAGGGGGGTGATCCCCTTGGCCTTGAGCTTCTTCACGGCGTCGAGGAAGCCGCTCCAGGTGGTCGGGGGCGCGGCGATGCCGGCCTGCTTGAAGAGCGCCTTGTTGTACCAGAAGCCGATCATTCCGATGTCGAACGGGATCGCGTACGTCTTGTTGTCGAGGATGTACGCCTGCTTCGAGACCGGCAGCAGGGTGCCGGCCCACGGCTTGGTCCCGTCGGTGAGGTCCTCGACGAGCCCTGCGTCCACCTGCTGCTTGAGGACGCCGCCACCCCAGGTGTGGAAGATGTCGGGGAGCTTTCCGGAGGCGGTCAGCGCCGTCATCTTCGACTTGTAGGCGTCGTTCTCCAACTGGACGATCTTTATCCTCACCTTGGGGTTCTGGGCCTCGAACTTCTTGGCCAGACCCGCCCAGACGGTCTTCGTCGGCTCGGTGGTGGAGATGTTCCACCACTCGACGGTGGTCGTCCCGTCCGACGACCCTCCGTCCGAGTCGCCGCCGCACGCGCTCAGTGCCGTCATGCTCAGACCGGCCGCGGCGGAGGCCGCCAGGAAGCCGCGGCGGGACAGTGCCCGGTCGCCCATCTTGCGCTCCTTGGGTAGGGACGGCGTGTCAACGACCGCCCGCTGGGACCGAATGTTTCGGAGTTGATCCAGAAAGATGCGTTGTTGCCGCACCCTAGAGACAGCTCCTAAACGGTGGCAACCCCTTGTGCACGGTGAACCGCTCAAACTTGCGCAGTCGGACCCCACCATCCCCGCAAGCCGCACCGTCCGAGGGCTCGAAACATTCGGTCTCATCAGCGAACATTACGGAGACAGCCCGACGGACGCATCTATACCTCCGCTTGGTCCGAATGAGCCTCGTGCGGCATACACTGAGTTACGCATCCATGTGATCCAGATCACGAAGGAAGCGCACATGAGTACATCAACCACTACCCCGGGCCCCGTAGCCGATCCCGGCCCTCTGGGTCTCGGCGCGTTCGCCATGACGACGTTCGTCCTCAGCGTCTTCAACGCCGACCTCATCACCGACAAGAGGCTGGTCGCCGTCGTCCTCCCCCTCGCACTCTTCTACGGCGGGCTGGCACAACTCCTGGCCGGCATGTGGGAGTTCCGCAAGGGCAACACGTTCGGCGCCACCGCGTTCTCCTCCTTCGGAGCCTTCTGGCTGGCGTACGCCGCCTACGCGAAGTACGTCGCGGGCGGCCTGCCGACGTCCACCGCGCACCAGGCCAGCGGCCTGTTCCTGCTGGCATGGGCCATCTTCACGGTGTACATGACCATCGCCGCGACGCGCACCACGGGCGCGGTGCTGGCCGTGTTCGTCACCCTGTCGGTGACGTTCATCGTCCTGTGCATCGGCGACTTCGCCCAGTCCCCGGACACCACCAAGGCCGGCGGCTGGATCGGCCTGGTCACCGCGGCGTGCGCCTGGTACGCGTCGTTCGCCGGCGTCACCAACTCCACCTACCAGCGCGCGGTCGTGCCGGTCTTCCCGAACCTGGGTGAGCGCCTGCACCTCCACCGCTCCCACCACGGCGGCCCGTTCGCCGGAGCCCACACATGAGTGACTCCGGCAGCGAGACGCTCTCCAACCTGCTGCGGGAGGAGCGGCGCTTCCCGCCGCCTCCCGCGCTGGCCGCGGCGGCGAACGCCACCGGGGCGGACTACGAGCGGGCCGACGCCGACAGCCAGGGCTTCTGGGCTGCGGCGGCGGCCCGACTGGACTGGGCGCAGCCGTGGAAGCAGGTGCTCGACTGGAGCGGCGCCCCCTTCGCCCGCTGGTTCGTCGGCGGGCGGCTCAACGCGGCGTACAACTGCCTGGACCGGCATGTGGCAGCGGGACTGGGCGACCGGGTCGCCTTCCACTGGGAGGGTGAGCCGGGCGACACCCGCACCCTCACCTACGCCGAGCTGACCCAGGAGGTCTGCCGGGCGGCCAACGCGCTGGAGTCCCTGGGGGTGCATGCAGGCGACCGGGTGGCCATCTACATGCCGATGATCCCGGAGACGGTGGTGGCGATGCTGGCCTGTGCCCGCGTCGGCGCCCCGCACACCGTGGTCTTCGGCGGCTTCTCCGCGGAGGCGCTGCGCGGCCGGATCCTGGACTGCGACGCCCATGTGGTGATCACGGCGGACGGAGGCTATCGCCGAGGCACCCCCTCCCCGCTGAAACCGGCGGTGGACGAGGCCGTGCGCGAGTGTCCCGACGTCCGCAGCGTCCTGGTGGTGCGGCGAACCGGGCAGGAGGTCGAGTGGACCGACGGCCGGGACGTGTGGTGGCACGACCTGGTCGCGGAGCAGCCCGCCGAGCACGAGGCGGAGGCGTTCGACAGCGAGCATCCCTTGTACATCATGTACACCTCCGGTACGACGGCTCGCCCGAAGGGCATCCTGCACACCACCGGCGGCTATCTCACCCAGGTGGCGTGGACGCACTGGGCGGTGTTCGACGTCAAGCCGGAACGGGACGTGTTCTGGACGGCGGCGGACATCGGCTGGGTGACCGGCCACTCGTACATCGTCTACGGGCCGCTCGCCAACGGCGTCACCTCGGTGCTGTACGAGGGGACGCCGGACACCCCGCACAAGGGCCGCTGGTGGGAGATCGTCGAGAAGTACCGGGTGACGATCCTCTACTGCGCCCCGACCGCGATCCGCACCTTCATGAAGTGGGGCGGCGACATTCCGGCCGGCTTCGACCTCACCTCACTGCGGCTGCTGGGCTCGGTCGGCGAACCCATCAACCCCGAGGCCTGGATCTGGTACCGCGCGAACATCGGCGGGGACGACTGTCCCGTGGTCGACACCTGGTGGCAGACGGAGACCGGCGCCCAGATGATCAGCCCGCTGCCCGGGGTGAGCACCTGCAAGCCCGGCTCGGCGTTGCGCCCGCTGCCCGGTGTCCACGCGGATGTGGTCGACGACACGGGCAAGCCGGTGCCCAACGGCTCCGGC
It encodes:
- a CDS encoding acetate uptake transporter — its product is MSTSTTTPGPVADPGPLGLGAFAMTTFVLSVFNADLITDKRLVAVVLPLALFYGGLAQLLAGMWEFRKGNTFGATAFSSFGAFWLAYAAYAKYVAGGLPTSTAHQASGLFLLAWAIFTVYMTIAATRTTGAVLAVFVTLSVTFIVLCIGDFAQSPDTTKAGGWIGLVTAACAWYASFAGVTNSTYQRAVVPVFPNLGERLHLHRSHHGGPFAGAHT
- a CDS encoding extracellular solute-binding protein, which translates into the protein MGDRALSRRGFLAASAAAGLSMTALSACGGDSDGGSSDGTTTVEWWNISTTEPTKTVWAGLAKKFEAQNPKVRIKIVQLENDAYKSKMTALTASGKLPDIFHTWGGGVLKQQVDAGLVEDLTDGTKPWAGTLLPVSKQAYILDNKTYAIPFDIGMIGFWYNKALFKQAGIAAPPTTWSGFLDAVKKLKAKGITPLALAGKEKWPGMYFWAYLAMRTAGIDALQKANDDKDFTGPGLVQAGQHLKELVQLQPFQKGFLGAAYSTPTGQAAAVGNGKAAMELMGQWAPVVEADAGKGLGANLGFFPFPAVEGGKGAITEVFGGGGGHALRKGAPQAAVDFLKFFASESTDVELVKKTNTLPIVPGAEKALTDPNTKAVQAQLKAATGFQLYLDQAYAPALGQEINDSVAALIAGSKSPEQVTQSITKTAKEEQ
- the acs gene encoding acetate--CoA ligase, which codes for MSDSGSETLSNLLREERRFPPPPALAAAANATGADYERADADSQGFWAAAAARLDWAQPWKQVLDWSGAPFARWFVGGRLNAAYNCLDRHVAAGLGDRVAFHWEGEPGDTRTLTYAELTQEVCRAANALESLGVHAGDRVAIYMPMIPETVVAMLACARVGAPHTVVFGGFSAEALRGRILDCDAHVVITADGGYRRGTPSPLKPAVDEAVRECPDVRSVLVVRRTGQEVEWTDGRDVWWHDLVAEQPAEHEAEAFDSEHPLYIMYTSGTTARPKGILHTTGGYLTQVAWTHWAVFDVKPERDVFWTAADIGWVTGHSYIVYGPLANGVTSVLYEGTPDTPHKGRWWEIVEKYRVTILYCAPTAIRTFMKWGGDIPAGFDLTSLRLLGSVGEPINPEAWIWYRANIGGDDCPVVDTWWQTETGAQMISPLPGVSTCKPGSALRPLPGVHADVVDDTGKPVPNGSGGYLVLTDPWPAMLRTIWGDEQRYIDTYWSRFEGMYFAGDGAKKDDDGDIWLLGRVDDVMNVSGHRISTTEVESALVSHPMVAEAAVVGATDPTTGQGVVAFVILRGDAGQEGSAEEIATELRAHVAKEIGPIARPRQILVVVELPKTRSGKIMRRLLRDIAENRQLGDVTTLTDSSVMDEIRERLPSAGSSGDEEA